The Euphorbia lathyris chromosome 2, ddEupLath1.1, whole genome shotgun sequence genome includes a window with the following:
- the LOC136218578 gene encoding mechanosensitive ion channel protein 6, whose product MDAEPDATMKNVRPPNAGTIWRESSYDFWNDKEKDKLIPDNETQNYVFDFPQTNAAADTSTSAEDPPSKLIGQFLHKQQASGEFCLDMDLEMAELQNDTTALNRNLASISESPVKANRVSFDYNETVRRRYQFKDSPAKKSTDSAGANGRSPEANDGEILKCSSRNDVTFSNSSSFKKKSNLFKERTKSRLMDVPPEPPEKSGRVVARSGQLRSGFLGRGSVDDEEDDPFDDDIPEEYRKDKLDIWVLLEWASLFLIIAALISSLVFPFLRKKTLWKLRLWKWGVLVLVLICGRLVSGWVIRIIVFFVERNFLLRKRVLYFVYGIKKAVQNCLWLGLVLMAWHFLFDKKVQRETRSETLRYVTKVLICLVVGTLFWLVKTLVVKVLASSFHVSTYFDRIQESLFNQYVIETLSGPPLIEIKRNEEEEERMAAEIQKLQNAGAVVPPGLKPTTCPSPQAPRLVGSGRMQKSPRIGTPKFSHGLDEGDDGITIDHLHKLNPKNVSAWNMKRLINIVRYGALSTLDEQLRDSTHDDDESATKIRSEIEAKAAAKKIFHNVAKPGSRYIYLEDIMRFMPEDEALKAMSLFEGASESKKISKSCLKNWVVNAFRERRALALTLNDTKTAVNKLHHVVNILVGTVIGVIWLLILGIATSKFLVFISSQLLLVAFIFGNTCKTVFESIIFLFVIHPFDVGDRCEIDGVQMVVEEMNILTTVFLRYDNQKIIIANGVLATKAISNYYRSPDMGDAVEFHVHIATPAEKIAVMKQRITCYIENKKEHWYPSPMIIFRDLVDLNMVRLAIWLTHRMNHQDMGEKWSRRALLLEEMVKIFRELDIQYRLLPLDINVRALPPVSSDRVPPSWAS is encoded by the exons ATGGACGCCGAACCAGATGCCACTATGAAAAACGTCCGACCACCAAACGCCGGAACCATTTGGAGGGAATCTAGCTATGATTTTTGGAATGATAAAGAGAAAGATAAACTCATTCCAGACAATGAGACTCAGAATTATGTCTTTGATTTTCCTCAGACTAATGCTGCTGCTGATACTTCTACTTCAGCGGAGGATCCTCCCTCCAAGCTCATCGGTCAGTTTTTGCATAAACAACAAGCTTCAGGTGAGTTTTGCTTAGATATGGACTTGGAAATGGCCGAGCTTCAAAATGATACCACGGCCCTCAACCGGAACTTAGCGTCCATTTCCGAGTCCCCAGTTAAAGCCAACCGTGTCTCCTTCGACTATAACGAGACTGTCAGGAGGAGGTATCAGTTTAAAGATTCGCCGGCCAAAAAGAGCACTGACAGTGCCGGAGCTAATGGAAGGAGCCCTGAAGCTAACGATGGTGAGATTTTGAAGTGTAGTTCCAGAAACGATGTAACGTTTTCCAACAGTTCGTCGTTTAAGAAGAAATCAAACCTGTTCAAGGAGAGGACCAAATCGAGATTGATGGATGTACCCCCGGAACCTCCTGAAAAATCAGGGAGAGTGGTAGCAAGATCAGGTCAATTAAGGTCTGGATTTTTAGGAAGAGGTAGCGTTGATGATGAAGAGGACGACCCTTTCGATGATGATATACCTGAAGAGTACAGAAAAGATAAGCTTGATATATGGGTTTTGCTTGAATGGGCGAGTTTGTTTTTAATTATTGCGGCTTTAATATCTAGTCTTGTTTTTCCATTTCTGAGGAAGAAAACTCTTTGGAAACTGAGATTGTGGAAATGGGGAGTGTTAGTTTTAGTATTAATATGTGGTAGATTAGTTTCTGGATGGGTTATAAGAATCATTGTCTTCTTTGTTGAAAGGAATTTTCTCTTAAGGAAAAGAGTTTTATATTTTGTATACGGGATAAAGAAAGCTGTGCAGAATTGCTTGTGGCTGGGTCTTGTTTTGATGGCTTGGCATTTTTTGTTTGACAAGAAAGTTCAGAGGGAAACAAGAAGTGAAACCCTTAGATATGTTACTAAAGTTTTGATTTGTTTGGTGGTCGGTACATTATTTTGGCTTGTCAAGACTCTTGTGGTTAAGGTGCTTGCGTCTTCTTTTCATGTAAGTACTTACTTTGACCGAATTCAGGAGTCACTTTTTAATCAATATGTGATTGAAACACTTTCTGGTCCTCCATTGATTGAGATCAAAAGGaatgaggaagaggaagagagaaTGGCAGCTGAGATACAGAAATTGCAAAATGCAGGTGCTGTTGTACCCCCTGGCCTTAAGCCAACTACTTGCCCCTCGCCACAAGCTCCAAGACTAGTAGGGAGTGGTAGGATGCAGAAAAGCCCTCGAATTGGTACCCCTAAGTTCTCTCATGGACTCGATGAAGGAGATGACGGGATAACCATCGATCACTTGCACAAATTGAATCCAAAGAATGTTTCTGCTTGGAATATGAAGAGGTTGATAAACATAGTTAGATATGGTGCTTTGTCTACATTAGATGAACAATTAAGAGATTCTACTCATGATGATGATGAGTCTGCTACAAAGATTAGAAGTGAAATTGAAGCAAAAGCTGCAGCTAAGAAAATATTTCATAATGTTGCTAAGCCGGGGTCTAG GTATATCTATTTGGAGGACATCATGCGTTTCATGCCGGAAGACGAGGCTTTAAAGGCCATGAGTCTTTTTGAAGGAGCATCTGAAAGCAAGAAAATTAGCAAGTCTTGTTTGAAAAATTGGGTG GTTAATGCTTTTAGAGAACGCAGGGCACTTGCATTGACACTCAATGATACAAAAACAGCTGTCAACAAACTGCATCACGTAGTCAACATTTTGGTGGGGACCGTTATAGGTGTTATTTGGCTTCTTATACTAGGGATTGCCACAAGCAAATTTCTTGTGTTTATATCCTCCCAACTTCTCCTTGTGGCATTTATATTTGGAAACACATGCAAAACAGTATTTGAATCTATTATCTTCTTGTTTGTGATTCACCCTTTTGACGTGGGTGATCGCTGTGAAATTGATGGAGTTCAg ATGGTGGTTGAAGAGATGAACATTTTAACTACAGTTTTTCTAAGATATGACAATCAGAAGATCATAATTGCTAACGGTGTTCTTGCTACCAAAGCCATCAGTAATTACTACCGTAGCCCAGACATGGGAGATGCAGTTGAGTTCCATGTCCACATAGCAACCCCAGCTGAAAAAATTGCAGTCATGAAGCAACGAATAACATG TTACATCGAGAATAAAAAGGAGCATTGGTATCCTTCTCCGATGATCATATTCAGGGATCTGGTAGACCTGAATATGGTGCGGCTAGCAATATGGTTGACTCATAGAATGAACCATCAAGACATGGGAGAGAAATGGTCAAGGAGAGCCCTATTGCTTGAAGAGATGGTTAAGATTTTTAGGGAGCTTGACATTCAATACCGGTTGCTTCCTCTTGACATCAATGTACGTGCATTGCCTCCAGTATCATCAGATCGCGTTCCTCCTAGTTGGGCAAGCTGA